A genome region from Candidatus Manganitrophaceae bacterium includes the following:
- the dnaX gene encoding DNA polymerase III subunit gamma/tau, with protein sequence MEYQVSARKWRPQTFEEVIGQKHIATVLRNAIRLEKIAHAYLFSGIRGVGKTSLARILAKAVNCDATLHDKGEEAPCNQCDSCCEITEGRSVDVIEIDGASNTGVDDVRELRERVKYLPLRGKYKVYIIDEVHMLSNPAFNALLKTLEEPPPHLIFILATTEAHKIPATILSRCQHLTFRQIARAEIVSQLGRISQARKVPFSDRGLLLIARVAEGSMRDALTLLDQAISYGGEEVTDEDLFALMGRMGEGTFHLLVQAIHKKDAETLLGLAGEIAEKGCDLRHFLADWMEHLRHLIVSGNVPEAAAWIDQPEEEIDEIKSEAALFSAEELQRLFSLFVRLQGEIRFSPSPHLLFEVALMKSILMTDLQPIERMIERLDTLQGGGIAQVERKPSLSKEKVKVFPDVQNKKAVDSPPSGLPLTQASWEVVLSDISKARPNIGSYLEQGRFLGMDDGMLRLGYSEESSFLIPLVQKEGSIKWLASFLENRFQRKVKLCLSTLSKSETSSPTVSGLEKSEGLRQQGAVSNPHPLVQEALRVLGGKVIETKKG encoded by the coding sequence ATGGAATACCAGGTTTCTGCCCGGAAATGGAGACCTCAGACCTTTGAGGAGGTCATTGGCCAGAAACATATTGCGACCGTACTCCGCAATGCGATCCGCCTTGAAAAGATCGCGCATGCCTATCTCTTCTCCGGGATTCGCGGTGTCGGGAAGACCTCACTGGCCCGTATATTGGCCAAGGCGGTGAATTGTGATGCAACCCTTCATGATAAGGGAGAAGAGGCCCCCTGCAATCAATGTGATTCCTGCTGTGAGATTACAGAAGGTCGCTCAGTTGATGTGATCGAAATTGATGGCGCATCAAATACAGGGGTTGATGATGTCCGGGAATTGCGAGAGCGCGTGAAGTATCTCCCGCTTCGCGGGAAGTACAAGGTCTACATTATTGATGAAGTGCATATGCTTTCCAATCCGGCGTTTAATGCCCTTTTGAAGACCCTTGAAGAACCCCCCCCTCATTTGATTTTTATCCTGGCGACGACTGAAGCCCATAAAATTCCAGCAACGATCCTTTCCCGGTGTCAGCATTTGACCTTCCGTCAAATTGCACGGGCTGAGATTGTGTCCCAATTGGGGCGCATCTCCCAGGCGAGAAAAGTTCCATTTAGTGATCGAGGACTGCTCCTTATTGCCAGGGTAGCGGAGGGAAGTATGCGTGATGCCCTGACCCTGCTGGATCAAGCCATTTCGTATGGTGGAGAGGAGGTAACCGATGAAGATCTCTTCGCCCTGATGGGAAGGATGGGGGAAGGGACCTTTCACCTCCTCGTACAGGCGATTCATAAAAAGGACGCCGAAACGCTCCTGGGTTTGGCCGGAGAGATTGCTGAAAAGGGTTGTGATCTTCGTCACTTTCTGGCCGATTGGATGGAACATCTGCGCCACTTGATTGTCTCGGGGAATGTGCCGGAGGCCGCGGCCTGGATTGATCAGCCAGAGGAGGAGATTGACGAAATAAAATCGGAGGCGGCGTTGTTTTCTGCTGAAGAGCTTCAACGTCTTTTTTCCCTTTTTGTCCGTTTACAGGGGGAGATCCGCTTTTCCCCGAGTCCGCACCTTCTCTTCGAGGTGGCTCTGATGAAGTCCATCCTGATGACAGACCTCCAGCCGATTGAAAGGATGATTGAAAGACTGGACACTTTACAAGGAGGCGGGATTGCCCAAGTCGAGAGAAAGCCCTCCTTAAGCAAAGAGAAGGTCAAGGTCTTCCCGGATGTGCAAAATAAAAAAGCTGTGGATTCTCCTCCCTCCGGTCTCCCCCTCACTCAGGCCAGTTGGGAAGTGGTCCTGAGTGACATCAGCAAAGCGCGTCCGAATATCGGATCCTATCTTGAGCAGGGACGCTTTTTAGGCATGGATGATGGGATGCTTCGCCTGGGTTATTCTGAAGAGAGTTCTTTCCTGATTCCCCTGGTACAAAAAGAGGGGAGTATCAAGTGGCTGGCGTCTTTTTTAGAAAACCGCTTCCAGAGGAAGGTGAAGCTATGCTTGTCCACGCTTTCCAAATCTGAGACTTCTTCTCCGACGGTTTCCGGATTGGAGAAATCGGAAGGGTTGCGCCAGCAGGGAGCGGTTTCCAATCCTCATCCACTTGTTCAGGAAGCACTCAGGGTATTGGGAGGGAAGGTCATCGAGACAAAGAAGGGTTGA
- a CDS encoding YbaB/EbfC family nucleoid-associated protein, which yields MANRKMFGNIMKQAQELQERMAKLQEEAGHKTVEATAGGGMVTVKMNGRQELLSVTIDPEVINAEEADMLQDLLVAAVNEGLRKSKELVSEELKGMTGGLNIPGLF from the coding sequence ATGGCAAATAGAAAAATGTTTGGCAACATCATGAAGCAGGCTCAGGAGTTGCAGGAGCGGATGGCGAAGTTGCAGGAAGAGGCGGGCCATAAAACGGTTGAGGCCACCGCCGGGGGGGGGATGGTTACCGTGAAGATGAACGGAAGGCAGGAACTCCTTTCCGTAACCATCGATCCAGAGGTGATCAACGCGGAAGAGGCCGATATGTTGCAGGATCTTCTTGTGGCAGCCGTCAACGAAGGCCTAAGAAAGAGCAAGGAACTTGTCTCTGAGGAGTTGAAAGGAATGACCGGAGGATTGAATATCCCCGGCCTTTTTTGA
- the recR gene encoding recombination protein RecR, translated as MAQKGLFSILIEQLMALPGIGRKSAQRLAFFILKMPGEEAKRIGQAIIDVKDQVSFCGICNNIAEKEICSICSSLKRETQKVLVVEEPSTLYAIERTGEYKGLYHVLLGGLSPLPGKTTPEPPFQSLVDRVEKGGISEVILATNPTIEGEATAIYITRLLKPHDVTVTRIACGIPVGIDLEYVDEVTLIKSLQGRRVIEQS; from the coding sequence ATGGCGCAAAAAGGCTTATTTTCCATCCTGATTGAGCAGTTGATGGCCCTTCCTGGAATCGGAAGGAAGTCGGCGCAGCGTCTGGCCTTCTTCATCCTGAAAATGCCGGGGGAAGAAGCGAAAAGGATTGGTCAGGCGATTATTGATGTGAAAGATCAGGTCTCCTTTTGCGGAATCTGTAACAACATCGCAGAAAAGGAGATCTGTTCGATTTGCTCAAGTCTAAAACGAGAGACGCAAAAGGTTCTGGTAGTCGAGGAGCCAAGTACCCTCTATGCCATTGAACGCACAGGAGAATATAAAGGGCTGTATCATGTCTTATTGGGAGGGCTCTCTCCCTTGCCGGGAAAGACGACGCCCGAACCGCCGTTTCAGAGTCTTGTCGATCGGGTGGAAAAAGGAGGCATTTCAGAGGTCATCCTCGCGACCAACCCCACCATCGAAGGCGAAGCCACCGCAATCTATATTACCCGACTCTTAAAACCACACGACGTTACCGTTACCCGTATTGCCTGCGGCATTCCGGTCGGGATTGATCTGGAATATGTCGATGAGGTCACCCTCATCAAATCCTTACAGGGCCGCAGGGTCATCGAACAGTCCTAA
- the pheA gene encoding prephenate dehydratase encodes MVDPLSPHRQKIDEIDGKLLALLNDRARVVLEVGKIKRDRKAELYAPAREQAIYVRLTGLNQGPFPNEAVRSVFREIISASLSLEGPLKVAYLGPEATFTHMACTQRFGFSVSALPVESIKSVFDEVERGRVNFGVVPIENSNEGVVNHTLDMFIDSPLKIFGEILLEISHNLLSKTGKIEALKRVYSHPHAFAQCKVFIETRLPGVEVVEVSSTAKAAELAQEDPTAGAIASELAARLYDLVIIQKKIEDNVNNFTRFLVISPQTHAPTGKDKTSLLFSVQDKPGILYEVIRPFSRAKINLTNIESRPSKRKAWEYIFYVDMEGHIEDKKIRKVIKGLKAGGITLKVLGSYPSAEEIEA; translated from the coding sequence ATCGTAGATCCCTTATCCCCGCATCGCCAGAAGATTGATGAAATCGACGGAAAGCTCCTGGCACTTCTAAATGACCGAGCACGTGTTGTCCTGGAAGTCGGAAAGATTAAAAGAGACCGGAAGGCCGAGCTTTACGCTCCGGCTCGGGAACAGGCTATCTATGTGCGTCTTACCGGTTTGAACCAGGGACCCTTCCCGAATGAGGCCGTGCGGAGCGTCTTCCGGGAGATCATTTCGGCTTCTCTCTCTCTGGAAGGACCGCTCAAAGTGGCTTACCTGGGCCCGGAGGCGACCTTTACCCATATGGCCTGTACGCAACGCTTTGGGTTTTCCGTAAGTGCTTTGCCGGTCGAAAGCATCAAAAGTGTTTTTGACGAGGTCGAACGAGGGAGGGTTAACTTTGGCGTTGTCCCGATTGAGAATTCGAATGAGGGCGTGGTCAACCATACGCTAGATATGTTTATCGACTCGCCCTTGAAGATCTTCGGAGAGATCCTCCTTGAGATTTCCCATAATCTCCTTTCAAAGACGGGCAAGATCGAAGCGCTGAAGCGGGTCTATTCTCATCCGCATGCTTTTGCCCAATGCAAGGTTTTTATCGAGACGCGGTTGCCGGGCGTAGAAGTTGTCGAGGTCTCCAGCACGGCAAAGGCGGCCGAACTTGCCCAAGAAGACCCGACGGCAGGCGCCATTGCTTCTGAATTGGCCGCGAGACTTTATGATCTTGTGATTATACAGAAGAAGATTGAGGACAATGTCAACAATTTTACACGCTTTCTTGTCATCTCCCCGCAAACACATGCCCCGACGGGGAAAGATAAAACGTCTCTCTTGTTTTCCGTTCAGGACAAGCCTGGCATCCTCTACGAGGTCATTCGTCCCTTCTCACGGGCAAAGATTAATTTGACAAATATTGAGTCCCGGCCATCGAAGAGGAAGGCCTGGGAATACATCTTTTATGTGGATATGGAAGGCCACATTGAAGACAAAAAGATTCGAAAGGTGATCAAAGGTCTGAAAGCAGGAGGCATTACGCTAAAGGTGCTTGGGTCTTATCCTTCGGCGGAAGAAATCGAGGCTTAA
- a CDS encoding histidinol-phosphate transaminase, with the protein MMIKVHPDIAGISPYIPGKPIEVLEREYGITGSIKLASNENPLGSSRKALAAIRHGLKKVRYYPDGAISELKEALAEKWKVSPDEVMIGNGSNEIIELLVRTFLFPGDETVMPTPTFSLYALMVATAHAKSIQVPLKAGRVDLPAMAKAVTKKTKLVFVCNPNNPTGTIVRRSEVARFLSRIPKRVLVVFDEAYAEYASDPEFPDSIQFLREGASLVMLRTFSKLYGLAGLRIGYGISRPEVVDYLNRVRQPFNVNLPAQQAALAALSDEEHVSASLKVNCDGKAYLCRHFDLMGIKYFPSESNFICFSLSGSDLKIGSDVYLALLRKGVIIRHLEGMHLRVTVGLPRENRRFVRTLKDVLLSMSLIAGSTEKGPAATG; encoded by the coding sequence ATGATGATCAAAGTCCACCCCGATATAGCCGGAATCAGTCCCTATATTCCCGGAAAACCGATTGAGGTGCTTGAGCGTGAATATGGAATCACTGGTTCCATTAAGCTGGCTTCCAACGAGAACCCTCTGGGGTCGTCACGCAAGGCACTGGCAGCGATTCGGCACGGGTTGAAAAAGGTTCGGTATTATCCGGACGGGGCCATTTCCGAACTGAAGGAGGCTCTGGCAGAAAAATGGAAGGTTTCCCCGGATGAAGTGATGATCGGAAATGGATCGAATGAGATCATCGAGTTGCTGGTCAGGACCTTCCTGTTTCCCGGGGACGAGACCGTCATGCCCACACCGACCTTCTCCCTTTATGCCCTCATGGTTGCGACCGCTCATGCCAAATCGATTCAGGTCCCGCTTAAAGCGGGAAGGGTTGATCTTCCGGCCATGGCAAAAGCCGTTACGAAAAAGACAAAACTTGTTTTTGTCTGCAATCCAAATAACCCGACCGGGACCATCGTACGCCGGAGTGAGGTAGCGCGGTTTTTATCCAGGATTCCCAAAAGGGTCCTGGTCGTCTTTGATGAAGCCTACGCAGAATATGCGTCCGATCCCGAATTTCCAGACTCTATCCAATTCTTGCGGGAAGGGGCTTCTTTGGTGATGCTTCGGACCTTCTCGAAACTCTACGGCCTGGCCGGTCTTCGAATCGGATATGGGATCAGCCGGCCTGAAGTTGTTGATTATCTGAACCGGGTGCGCCAGCCTTTCAATGTGAATCTTCCAGCACAGCAGGCGGCCCTGGCGGCGCTTTCAGATGAAGAACATGTCTCAGCATCGCTCAAAGTCAATTGTGACGGGAAAGCCTACCTTTGTCGTCATTTTGATTTGATGGGGATAAAATATTTCCCGAGTGAAAGCAATTTCATCTGTTTTTCTCTATCGGGGTCTGATTTAAAGATCGGAAGTGATGTTTATCTGGCTTTGCTCCGGAAAGGGGTCATTATACGCCATTTGGAAGGAATGCACCTTCGGGTGACGGTTGGCCTGCCGCGGGAGAACCGCAGGTTTGTACGAACATTAAAAGATGTTTTATTGTCAATGTCGCTTATTGCAGGTTCCACGGAAAAGGGACCTGCCGCGACAGGGTGA
- the aroF gene encoding 3-deoxy-7-phosphoheptulonate synthase codes for MIIVLKPGTTDREKEHILNKIKEAGLTPNVLEGQERTVIAVIGDERILQKQPITALPGVEKALPILSPYKLVSREFKKENSIIDVNGVKIGGNKMVLMAGPCSVEKKDLLTSIAEDIKVAGAQILRGGAFKPRTSPYSFQGLGEEGLEYLSEAKRKTGLPIITEIMDPRDMPMLMKHADIIQIGARNMQNFRLLAEVGAHNKPVMLKRGLSATIKEFLLSAEYIMAAGNPQVILCERGIRTFETQTRNTLDLSAVPVIKKLTHLPIIVDPSHAVGLTYLVAPMARAAVAAGADGLMIEVHPNPEEAYCDGDQALLPKDFKTLVAELRLIAKAVGREL; via the coding sequence ATGATTATTGTATTGAAACCCGGAACCACGGACCGGGAAAAAGAACATATTTTGAATAAAATCAAAGAGGCAGGTTTAACCCCGAATGTCCTGGAGGGACAAGAGCGGACGGTCATCGCAGTGATCGGAGATGAGCGTATACTTCAGAAACAACCCATCACTGCGTTGCCCGGTGTGGAAAAAGCGCTCCCGATCCTCTCTCCCTATAAGCTGGTCAGCCGGGAGTTTAAAAAGGAAAACTCCATCATTGATGTCAATGGCGTCAAGATAGGTGGAAACAAGATGGTCCTGATGGCCGGACCCTGTTCGGTTGAGAAGAAGGATCTCCTGACTTCGATTGCGGAAGATATTAAGGTGGCCGGGGCTCAGATTCTCCGGGGCGGGGCTTTCAAGCCACGGACTTCTCCTTATTCTTTCCAGGGTCTTGGAGAGGAGGGGCTGGAGTACCTGAGTGAAGCCAAGAGAAAAACCGGTTTGCCAATAATTACTGAGATTATGGATCCCCGGGATATGCCGATGTTGATGAAGCATGCCGACATTATCCAGATCGGCGCCCGCAATATGCAAAACTTCAGGCTCTTGGCCGAGGTGGGTGCGCACAACAAACCGGTGATGCTGAAACGGGGACTCTCTGCAACCATCAAAGAGTTTCTTCTGTCTGCGGAATATATCATGGCTGCAGGGAACCCTCAGGTTATCCTCTGTGAACGCGGTATACGGACTTTTGAGACGCAGACGCGAAACACGCTTGACCTCTCAGCTGTTCCGGTAATTAAGAAATTGACGCATCTTCCCATCATTGTTGATCCAAGTCATGCTGTTGGCTTAACCTACCTGGTTGCCCCCATGGCCAGGGCGGCGGTTGCCGCCGGAGCGGATGGTTTGATGATAGAGGTTCACCCCAATCCTGAAGAGGCTTACTGCGATGGGGATCAGGCACTGCTTCCAAAGGATTTTAAGACCCTGGTCGCCGAGCTAAGGCTCATCGCCAAAGCCGTCGGCCGTGAACTGTAA